In Chryseobacterium lactis, a single genomic region encodes these proteins:
- a CDS encoding PadR family transcriptional regulator — MNTENTKAQMRKGILEFCILSLINHREMYVSDLIDELKKGKLDVVEGTLYPLLTRLKNGEFLSYRWEESTGGPPRKYYQITEKGKLFLNELLNTWNELTASVNQITQQN, encoded by the coding sequence ATGAATACTGAAAATACCAAAGCGCAAATGCGAAAAGGAATTCTGGAATTCTGTATTTTAAGTCTCATCAATCATCGTGAAATGTATGTTTCCGACCTTATAGATGAACTAAAAAAAGGAAAACTGGATGTTGTGGAAGGTACCCTCTACCCTCTTCTCACTAGACTTAAAAACGGAGAATTTCTCTCCTACAGATGGGAAGAATCTACCGGAGGACCACCCAGAAAATATTATCAGATCACAGAGAAAGGAAAGCTTTTCCTGAATGAACTTTTAAATACGTGGAATGAGCTGACTGCTTCAGTAAACCAAATCACCCAACAAAATTAA
- a CDS encoding acyl-CoA thioesterase, with protein MTTEERIEASETRIFKAVFPNTTNHYDTLFGGTAMQLMDEVAFITATRFARKRVVTVSSDKIDFKKPIPAGTIVELIGKVSYVGKTSMKVNVEIFTEQMYSYEREKAIVGDFTFVAIDEFKKPIQIL; from the coding sequence ATGACTACAGAAGAAAGAATTGAAGCATCCGAAACAAGAATCTTTAAAGCAGTTTTCCCGAACACAACCAATCATTATGATACTCTTTTCGGAGGTACAGCAATGCAGCTGATGGATGAAGTAGCCTTCATCACCGCTACCCGCTTTGCAAGAAAAAGAGTGGTAACGGTAAGCAGTGATAAAATCGATTTTAAAAAACCTATACCTGCAGGAACGATTGTTGAGTTGATCGGAAAAGTTTCTTACGTTGGAAAGACCAGTATGAAAGTAAACGTTGAGATCTTCACCGAACAGATGTACTCTTATGAAAGAGAAAAAGCCATTGTCGGGGATTTCACTTTTGTAGCGATTGACGAATTTAAAAAGCCAATCCAAATTCTATAA
- a CDS encoding serine hydrolase domain-containing protein encodes MPKILIIVLLSLFCHSAFGQAQKVGQFVEKYALENQFNGTVLIQKDSKIIYHKSFGVAERSFNSPTTNDTKYQVCSITKTFTAVLILQLVDQGKIDLNKKILDYLPDYKGEAGSKVSIHQLLNHTSGMKNTDTARDENFLKYGLGFYNRPYQLKEIVTQFCSNPLVNKPGTKFDYNNGEYMILGRILEVMYQMTYEEILSQKILIPLKMYNSGLISHYKLIENLATPYYKDKNLDHLIPNIPMYVGDFSAAGAMYSCTSDLIKFNNALFDYQLIKKETLDKLLNPGLDDYGYSVWIRDVKKYKRMERYGKIEGANCVWFHYLNNDLSIIILSNTNETNLGDYAAKIGKTIL; translated from the coding sequence ATGCCTAAAATATTAATTATTGTACTTCTCTCACTATTTTGTCATTCTGCTTTCGGGCAAGCCCAAAAAGTAGGACAATTTGTTGAAAAATATGCCCTTGAGAATCAATTTAATGGAACGGTTTTAATTCAAAAAGATTCAAAAATAATTTATCATAAAAGTTTTGGTGTCGCTGAGCGGTCTTTCAATTCGCCGACCACAAACGATACCAAATACCAGGTTTGTTCTATAACCAAAACCTTTACTGCTGTTCTAATTCTTCAGCTTGTAGATCAAGGAAAAATTGATTTAAATAAAAAAATACTTGACTATTTACCCGATTACAAAGGGGAAGCTGGATCTAAGGTATCTATTCACCAGTTATTAAATCATACCTCCGGAATGAAAAATACAGACACAGCAAGAGATGAAAATTTTTTAAAATACGGATTAGGATTCTATAATAGACCGTATCAATTAAAAGAGATTGTAACTCAATTTTGTTCCAATCCGTTGGTGAATAAACCGGGAACAAAATTTGATTATAATAATGGAGAATATATGATCCTAGGCCGAATTTTGGAAGTTATGTATCAAATGACCTATGAAGAAATACTAAGTCAAAAAATCCTTATCCCTTTAAAAATGTACAATTCGGGGCTTATTTCTCATTATAAATTGATAGAGAATTTGGCAACCCCTTATTACAAGGATAAAAATCTTGATCATTTAATTCCAAATATTCCCATGTATGTAGGAGACTTTTCTGCTGCGGGTGCTATGTATTCCTGTACATCTGATCTTATCAAATTTAACAATGCTCTTTTTGATTATCAACTCATCAAAAAAGAAACTTTAGACAAGCTTCTGAATCCAGGTCTGGATGATTATGGATACAGTGTCTGGATTCGAGACGTTAAAAAGTACAAAAGAATGGAACGGTATGGAAAAATAGAAGGTGCAAATTGCGTATGGTTTCATTATTTGAACAATGATTTAAGTATCATTATTCTATCAAATACCAACGAGACCAACCTGGGTGATTACGCCGCAAAAATTGGAAAGACTATTCTTTAA
- a CDS encoding HD domain-containing protein yields MKIQKEIDFILAVDALKNVQRRNYNADDSRRENTAEHSWQIIILAQILFPYAKNRADIDLLRVIRMLSIHDLVEIEAGDTFLFDEKAMVGKFEREKISAQKIFGILDEPLRTEFFNLWLEFEEEKTPDAIFACSIDRIMPFILNSHTSGKSWTEAGVTEKQIRNMLENAISRASDEMGEAFELLLSRSLETEKVQK; encoded by the coding sequence ATGAAGATACAGAAAGAGATCGATTTTATTCTGGCCGTAGATGCTTTGAAGAACGTGCAGAGAAGAAATTATAATGCAGATGATTCCAGAAGAGAAAACACTGCAGAACACTCGTGGCAGATTATTATCCTGGCTCAGATTCTTTTTCCATATGCGAAAAACCGTGCGGATATTGATTTACTGAGAGTAATAAGAATGCTTTCAATACATGATCTGGTGGAAATTGAAGCCGGTGATACTTTCTTATTTGATGAGAAAGCCATGGTTGGAAAATTCGAGCGAGAAAAGATTTCTGCTCAAAAGATTTTCGGGATTCTGGATGAGCCACTGCGTACGGAATTCTTTAATTTATGGCTTGAGTTTGAAGAAGAAAAAACACCGGATGCTATTTTTGCATGTTCTATCGACAGAATTATGCCTTTCATCCTGAATTCTCACACTTCAGGAAAAAGCTGGACAGAAGCCGGAGTGACCGAAAAACAAATCAGAAATATGCTTGAAAATGCCATCAGCAGAGCATCAGATGAAATGGGTGAGGCTTTTGAATTGCTATTGAGCAGAAGTTTGGAAACAGAGAAAGTACAGAAGTAA
- a CDS encoding endonuclease MutS2 gives MYINKEDLDELEFPQLLAEISPFAYSPKTREKILQLRPMEIDEAELSLKKTSEYLSSFESSNAIPFDEYEDIESELKLMLIENYRLENNAFIKIKTITEQIGRLQKFFPTMPETFPTLLEEVSVLEFRKEIIDKVDKVFNRFGEVKNEASPALKGIRAEIQLAKKAIQENFNRALTTYGQSDLLDDIRETIIDDQRVLAVKSGFKKRVSGRTLGISKTGSITYIQPDSVVKHYFNLRDNEEEEKKEIDRVLRKLTTELAEFQPQLWRYQVYIFDLDLTRAKAKFSELIKGILPKINRHKTLRLKDAYHPLLWLRNKTENKTIYPQTLALTEHNRIICISGPNAGGKSITLKTVGLLQLMIQSGILVPVHPKSEMFFFEKMMTDIGDNQSIENHLSTYSSRLKKMSGIIREADSDTLLLIDEFGTGSDPELGGALAESFMEYFYDKKSFAIITTHYTNIKLVIEQLPNAENAAMLFNEETLEPMYKLEVGQAGSSFTFEVAEKNKIPRFIIHSAKKKVEHDIVNLDKTIVKLQQEKYEVEKLKSDLAERKESVEDKRDNLQKLNDQLQQKLFNFQKLYEEEHRKLQFGNKIETFIDSYTKGKSRKDVVKDFVKLLEQEKFRKLGSDQDESKRLQVVKRKITQQLKKEEVIEKIAETNEKLEEKRKSDRAVWMKIGQRVRITGSTSVGTIEKISRNKVIVNYGTFKTTINADELERI, from the coding sequence GTGTATATAAATAAAGAAGATTTAGACGAATTAGAGTTTCCGCAATTGCTCGCGGAAATCTCCCCATTTGCGTATTCTCCGAAAACAAGAGAAAAAATTCTTCAACTTCGTCCCATGGAAATTGACGAGGCGGAACTTTCTTTGAAAAAAACGTCAGAATATCTGTCGAGTTTTGAAAGTTCAAATGCGATTCCGTTTGATGAATATGAAGATATTGAAAGTGAGCTGAAATTAATGCTGATTGAGAACTACCGACTGGAAAACAATGCTTTCATCAAAATAAAAACCATCACGGAACAAATCGGAAGACTGCAAAAGTTTTTCCCTACCATGCCTGAAACCTTCCCTACTTTACTGGAAGAGGTTTCTGTATTGGAATTCAGAAAAGAGATCATTGATAAAGTTGATAAAGTTTTCAACCGTTTTGGTGAGGTAAAAAATGAAGCTTCCCCTGCATTAAAAGGGATAAGAGCAGAAATCCAGCTTGCTAAGAAAGCCATTCAGGAAAATTTCAATCGTGCACTTACCACCTACGGACAGAGTGACCTTTTGGATGATATACGGGAAACAATTATCGACGACCAGAGGGTATTGGCGGTAAAATCAGGATTTAAGAAAAGAGTATCCGGAAGAACATTAGGAATTTCCAAAACCGGATCAATTACCTACATTCAGCCGGACAGTGTTGTAAAACATTACTTTAACCTTCGTGATAATGAAGAGGAAGAGAAAAAAGAGATCGACAGAGTTCTCAGGAAACTGACTACAGAACTGGCGGAGTTTCAACCTCAGCTGTGGCGATATCAGGTATATATTTTTGATCTTGACCTGACAAGGGCGAAAGCGAAATTTTCGGAGCTGATCAAGGGAATTCTTCCCAAGATCAACCGTCATAAAACATTAAGATTAAAAGACGCCTATCATCCTTTGCTGTGGTTGAGAAATAAAACAGAAAATAAAACGATTTATCCTCAAACCTTAGCCTTGACGGAACATAACAGAATTATCTGTATTTCCGGTCCTAATGCCGGCGGGAAATCCATCACACTGAAAACCGTAGGATTGTTGCAACTGATGATCCAAAGTGGTATTCTGGTTCCTGTACATCCTAAGTCTGAAATGTTTTTCTTTGAAAAAATGATGACGGATATCGGTGACAACCAATCCATTGAGAATCATCTATCGACCTATTCATCCCGATTGAAGAAAATGTCAGGAATTATCCGTGAGGCCGATTCAGACACGCTTTTACTGATTGATGAGTTCGGAACCGGTTCTGATCCTGAGCTTGGAGGTGCTCTGGCAGAAAGCTTTATGGAATACTTCTATGACAAAAAGAGTTTTGCAATCATTACGACTCACTATACCAATATTAAACTGGTTATAGAGCAACTTCCGAATGCAGAGAATGCAGCAATGCTTTTCAACGAAGAAACGCTGGAACCCATGTATAAACTGGAAGTTGGTCAGGCAGGAAGCTCATTTACCTTTGAAGTAGCGGAAAAGAATAAAATCCCAAGATTTATCATTCATTCGGCAAAGAAAAAAGTGGAGCATGATATTGTGAATCTTGATAAAACGATTGTAAAGCTTCAGCAGGAAAAATATGAGGTTGAAAAACTGAAATCTGACCTTGCAGAAAGAAAAGAATCCGTAGAAGATAAACGTGATAACCTTCAGAAACTGAATGATCAGCTTCAGCAGAAGTTATTCAATTTCCAGAAATTATATGAAGAAGAACACCGCAAACTTCAGTTCGGAAACAAAATTGAAACCTTCATCGACAGCTATACCAAAGGAAAATCAAGGAAGGATGTTGTAAAAGATTTTGTAAAGCTTCTTGAACAGGAAAAATTCAGAAAACTGGGAAGTGATCAGGATGAATCCAAACGTCTGCAGGTTGTTAAAAGGAAGATTACGCAACAACTTAAAAAGGAAGAAGTGATTGAAAAAATTGCAGAAACCAATGAAAAGTTAGAGGAAAAACGCAAAAGCGACCGTGCGGTATGGATGAAGATAGGACAACGTGTCCGTATTACGGGAAGTACCAGCGTAGGAACGATTGAGAAAATCTCCCGAAACAAAGTGATTGTCAACTACGGAACATTCAAGACTACGATTAATGCAGATGAGTTAGAACGAATTTAA
- a CDS encoding GNAT family N-acetyltransferase, with protein MEIKTERFVLKEIDESYVEDILRIRSNEVINQYVKRKSPKTNYDALEFILTIKKKTQNREILFFGISYQNQRNLIGTICLWKFSEDRKTAEVGYELLPDYHQRGIMGEALKSVLDYGFNTLKLQEVRAYTHKNNNASQQLLLKQGFVVKEGAIDEGNLDNIIFTLNKLKNDNIER; from the coding sequence ATGGAAATAAAAACCGAACGATTTGTCCTTAAAGAGATAGATGAGAGTTATGTTGAAGATATTTTACGCATCCGAAGCAATGAGGTAATCAATCAATATGTGAAAAGAAAATCCCCAAAAACCAATTATGATGCATTAGAATTTATTTTAACTATTAAAAAAAAGACCCAGAATCGGGAAATTTTATTCTTTGGGATTTCTTATCAAAATCAGCGAAACCTTATCGGAACCATTTGCCTGTGGAAGTTTTCAGAAGATAGAAAAACCGCTGAAGTAGGGTATGAGCTGTTACCTGATTATCATCAAAGAGGAATCATGGGTGAAGCGCTGAAATCTGTTTTAGATTATGGATTCAATACACTCAAACTTCAGGAAGTGAGAGCTTATACTCATAAAAATAATAATGCTTCTCAGCAACTTCTTTTAAAACAGGGCTTTGTAGTGAAAGAAGGTGCGATTGATGAAGGAAACCTGGATAATATAATCTTTACATTAAATAAATTAAAGAATGATAATATAGAGAGATGA
- a CDS encoding acyltransferase family protein yields the protein MKNEIKSLTGLRGVVALWVTFFHFFSFKNNLIESIIGKGYVAVDIFFVLSAFLLTVSYSEKFKVLNFKGVQTFYKKRVNRIYPVYIISVIVIALFFVEVSKTKFLINAALIQCFFNPNYLLNIVYWSLSTEWICYLIFPFLLCFVVRYKIRGEILIIASLALRFILPYLPDTLHIGSDVPMQIGKSSKYLDIPYGLNSLVRTISSYLLGMGVVTVSAIKIKKDGYFIYIAIILSVLLLYTTRGLFFIPLLSAFIIKILYEGGQSFVKTFLESKAIYMLGNISYSLYIIHYIVRKQYVVLVDIMFLNNLLLISFSLILSYFSYILIERKVKIFKV from the coding sequence ATGAAAAATGAAATCAAATCATTAACAGGCCTTAGAGGAGTTGTAGCATTATGGGTAACCTTTTTTCATTTTTTTTCATTTAAAAATAATCTCATCGAAAGCATTATAGGAAAAGGCTATGTGGCAGTTGATATTTTTTTTGTACTAAGTGCCTTTCTTCTGACGGTTTCTTATTCTGAAAAATTTAAAGTTCTGAATTTTAAAGGAGTGCAAACCTTCTATAAAAAGAGGGTTAACAGGATTTATCCCGTCTACATCATCTCAGTTATTGTGATTGCTTTGTTTTTTGTGGAGGTTTCCAAAACAAAATTTTTGATTAATGCAGCACTGATCCAGTGTTTTTTCAATCCAAATTATTTATTGAATATTGTGTACTGGTCACTCAGTACAGAATGGATTTGCTATCTGATTTTTCCCTTTTTACTCTGCTTTGTCGTGCGATATAAAATACGTGGTGAAATATTGATTATAGCAAGCCTTGCCTTGAGATTTATACTTCCCTATCTTCCGGATACGCTGCATATTGGATCGGATGTTCCCATGCAGATAGGGAAATCTTCAAAATATCTCGACATTCCTTATGGACTGAATTCGTTGGTAAGAACGATATCATCATACCTTTTAGGAATGGGTGTTGTGACGGTATCCGCGATTAAAATAAAGAAAGATGGGTATTTTATTTATATCGCCATTATCTTGTCTGTTTTACTACTCTACACCACCAGAGGATTATTTTTTATCCCGTTATTATCAGCTTTTATTATTAAAATTTTATACGAGGGAGGGCAAAGTTTTGTAAAAACGTTCTTGGAAAGTAAAGCAATATATATGCTGGGAAATATTTCATATTCTCTGTATATTATTCATTATATTGTTAGAAAGCAATATGTTGTTCTGGTAGATATTATGTTTCTTAACAACCTTTTACTGATTTCTTTTTCGTTGATCCTCTCTTATTTTTCTTATATTTTGATTGAAAGAAAAGTGAAGATATTTAAAGTATAG
- a CDS encoding XAC2610-related protein, translating into MKRFNVYKSLSTLVLLGPLCFGQYKFEVKNASKNYTVIINVENCYDGRCHDKGTVELFDNKNTKVQTFTSEELVIELNENQKPTSGKLIQLTEQQSPVIIDDFNFDGTEDIAIRNGNNGNYQSDSYDVYVFNSTRMAFVKSKELTDLASNALGLFNVDYKRKRLISTGKSGCCRIFTTEYEVVPNKGLESVLEKEEDMTEESRVKVITKEKINNKWVTKTKVYPADKYNR; encoded by the coding sequence ATGAAAAGATTTAATGTATATAAGAGTTTATCGACTCTTGTTTTATTGGGACCTTTATGTTTCGGACAATACAAATTTGAGGTGAAAAATGCCTCTAAAAACTATACTGTCATCATCAATGTAGAAAATTGCTACGATGGGAGGTGTCATGATAAAGGAACAGTAGAATTATTTGACAATAAAAACACCAAGGTTCAGACTTTTACTTCTGAAGAACTGGTTATAGAATTAAATGAAAATCAAAAACCTACATCCGGAAAGCTAATACAATTGACAGAGCAGCAAAGTCCTGTTATCATTGATGACTTTAATTTCGATGGAACGGAAGATATTGCGATAAGAAACGGAAATAACGGAAATTATCAAAGCGATTCCTACGATGTCTATGTATTCAATAGTACAAGAATGGCTTTTGTGAAAAGTAAAGAACTGACAGATCTTGCTTCTAATGCGCTGGGACTATTTAATGTAGATTATAAGAGAAAGCGTCTTATTTCTACAGGAAAATCCGGTTGTTGCAGAATTTTTACCACAGAATATGAAGTGGTTCCGAATAAAGGATTAGAGTCAGTATTAGAGAAAGAGGAAGATATGACGGAAGAAAGTCGTGTAAAGGTGATTACCAAAGAGAAAATAAATAATAAATGGGTGACTAAAACTAAAGTTTATCCTGCAGATAAATATAATAGATAA